GATCTATCTGCTGTTCCAGAAGAAGGCGTTCGCGACGACCCACGTGCCCGGCAAGGAAGCGTATTTCTGGGGCATGGCGATCGCGAGCTGGCTGTCGTGGCAGATCTCGTCGATCGTCGGCATCCTGCTCGCGAGCCTGTTTCCCGACAACTGGGGCCTCGCGCTCGCGGGTACGCTCGCGCTGATTCCGATCATGGTGTCGGCGATCGCGACGCGCTCGACGCTCGTCGCGGTCAGCATCGCGGGCGTGGTCGCGCTGCTCGCATTCGATCTACCGTACCGTCTCGCGTTGCCGCTCGCGGTGATCACCGCGATTGCCGCCGGCAGTGCCGCCGATCTGCTGATCGAGCGCGCGGACCTGCGCCGCATCCGTCAACAAACCGAACGCAGTGGAGATTCCCGATGAGCGCCACGGAGATCTGGCTCGCCATTCTCGGCATGACCGTCGTCACGGCGGTCACGCGCGCGATGTTCCTGATCGGCGGCGAGCGCACGGTGCTGCCGGAACGCGTGCAGCGGATGCTGCGTTACGCACCGGCCGCGGCGCTCGCCGCGGTCGTTCTTCCCGACGTGCTGGCGACGCCCGAAGGTCTGTCGTTCGCGCCGTCGAATCACGATTTCTACGCGACGCTTGCCGGCCTCGGCTGGTTTCTCTGGCGTCGCAACATGCTCGGCACGATCGTCGTCGGCATGCTCGTCTATACGGTGCTGCGCTTCGTCCTGTAGCGTCGCGCGCCGCCTCGGCTGCGGCAGTGCGACAGGCGCGCGGTTCGAATACGGGACATTCGCGCCGACACGGGTTAGAACGCCATGGGTATCGGTTAAAATAGCGGTTCTCCGGATTGCTGCGCGCGCCGTCGTCACGAGCGTCGGCCGCGGCGCCACCGGGAGAAGCGTTTCAAACGCCGGCGCCCGATGCCGGTCGCGCACGTTGCGCGCAGCCGGGTCGGCCGTTCCACGCGCGAAGCCAACCGGCCTGCCGTGCACCCGGTTCGCAACCGCCTTCCACTCCTCAACCCGCATACGAACGCCCATGAACCAGGTATCGAACGTCTCGCAGGTAGTACGTCTCACCGATCTGATCGCCGAAGGCAAACTGTCCGGCAAACGCGTGTTTATCCGCGCCGATCTGAACGTACCGCAGGACGACCAGGGCAACATCACCGAAGACACCCGTATCCGTGCTTCGGTGCCGGCGATCAAGGACGCGCTGGATGCCGGCGCCGCTGTGATGGTCACGTCGCATCTGGGCCGTCCCACCGAAGGCGAGTTCAAGCCGGAAGACTCGCTCGCGCCGGTCGCGAAGCGGCTCGCCGAGCTGCTGGGCCGCGACGTGCCGCTCATCGCGAACTGGGTCGAGAACGGTGTGAACGTCGCACCCGGCCAGATCGTGCTGCTCGAGAACTGCCGCGTGAACAAGGGCGAGAAGAAGAATTCCGACGAGCTCGCGCAGAAAATGGCGAAGCTCTGCGACATCTACGTGAACGACGCGTTCGGCACCGCGCACCGCGCGGAAGCGACCACGCACGGCATCGCGAAATACGCGCCGATCGCGTGCGCGGGTCCGCTGCTCGCCGCCGAACTCGATGCGCTCGGCAAGGCGCTCGGCGCGCCGAAGCGTCCGCTGGTGGCGATCGTCGCCGGCTCGAAGGTGTCGACCAAGCTGACCATCCTGAAATCGCTCGCCGAGAAGGTCGACCAGCTGATCGTCGGTGGCGGTATTGCGAACACGTTCATGCTGGCTGCTGGCCTGAAGATCGGCAAGTCGCTTGCGGAAGCCGATCTCGTCGCCGACGCGAAAGCGATCATCGATCAGGCGAAGGCGCGCGGCGCATCGGTGCCGATCCCGACCGACGTCGTCACCGCGAAGGAATTCGCGCCCACGGCGAAGGCTGTGATCAAGGCAGTCGCCGACGTGGAGGACGACGACATGATCCTCGACATCGGTCCGGATACCGCGAAGGCCCTCGCCGCACAACTCGAGAAAGCCGGTACGATCGTGTGGAACGGCCCGGTCGGCGTGTTCGAGTTCGACCAGTTCGGCAACGGCACGAAGACGCTCGCGGAAGCGATCGCGAAATCGCCGGCATTCTCGATCGCGGGCGGCGGCGATACGCTCGCGGCGATCGCGAAGTACGGCATCCACGACAAGGTCAGCTATATCTCCACCGGCGGCGGCGCGTTCCTCGAGTTCCTCGAGGGCAAGAAGCTGCCGGCAGTCGAAGTGCTCGAATCGCGGGCCTGACATGGCCTCGCGCACAACGGGCAAACCGGCGAAGTCCCGCGCAACGGCAGGCGGTAGTGCGTCACCCAAAGCGGTGCGCAAGACCGCACCGCCGGACGCCGCTCCACGCGTGGCGGCACCGACCGCATCCGCCGAGCAGGCGGCCGCCGCCAGCGCGGCTGCAGAAGCTATCCATCAGGTTTCATCCCACTCGACTGCGCCGGCCCCCTCCAGCGCAGTTCCGGCAGTACCCGTCGGCGCGCAGCCTCCGCATCCGACTCCCAACGCTCAATCCGGCGAACCCATTCCAACGAGGAGACTCATGCATCGCGCCACCAAGATTGTCGCCACCATCGGCCCGGCTTCCAGTACGCCCGAGATCCTGCAGCAAATGATCGACGCCGGGCTTGACGTGGTGCGGCTCAACTTTTCGCACGGCACCGCCGACGACCACCGCCAGCGCGCCGAGTACGTGCGCGAGGCGGCACGCCAGGCGGGCCGTGAGGTCGGCATCATGGCCGACCTGCAAGGTCCGAAGATCCGCGTCGGCAAGTTCGAGAACGGCAAGGTCACGCTCGTGCCCGGCAACGCATTCATCCTCGACTCGGAATGCGAACTCGGCAACGACGAGCGCGTCGGTCTGGACTACAAGGACCTGCCGCGCGATCTGAAAGCGGGCGACGTGCTGCTGCTGAACGACGGCCTGATCGTGCTGGACGTCACGCGCGTGATCGGCACCGAGATCCACACGAAGGTGAAGATCGGCGGCGAACTGTCGAACAACAAGGGCATCAACCGCCAGGGCGGCGGCCTGACCGCGCCCGCGCTGACCGCGAAGGACATGGAAGACATCCGCACGGCGATGTCGCTCGGCGCGGACTTCGTCGCGGTATCGTTCCCGAAGAACGCGACCGACATGGAAATGGCCCGCCAGCTCGCGAATATCGCGGGCGCGCCGTATGGCATCAAGCCGAAGATGATTGCGAAGATCGAGCGCGCGGAAGCGATTCCGGCGTTGCAGGGCATCCTCGACGCGTCGGACGGCATCATGGTCGCGCGTGGCGATCTCGCGGTGGAAGTGGGCAATGCCGCAGTGCCGGCGCTGCAAAAGCGCATGATCCGGATGGCACGCGAGTCGAACAAGTTCGTGATCACCGCGACGCAGATGATGGAGTCGATGATCCACGCACCGGTGCCGACCCGCGCCGAAGTCTCGGACGTCGCGAACGCGGTGCTCGACGGCACGGATGCAGTGATGCTGTCGGCGGAATCGGCGGCGGGCAAGTACCCGGTGCAGACCATCGAAACGATGGCCGCGATCTGCGTCGAAGCGGAGAAGTCGGAACACGTCGAACTCGACCGCGATTTCCTCGACCGCACGTTCACGCGCATCGACCAGTCGATCGCAATGGGCGCGCTGTTCACCGCGTACCACCTCGGCGCGAAGGCGATCGTCGCGCTGACCGAGTCGGGCTCGACCGCGCTGTGGATGTCGCGTCACTGGACCCACGTGCCGATCTTCGCGCTCACACCGCGTACCGGCAGCGAGCGTGCGATGCAGATCTACCGCAACGTGCGGCCGCTGCACCTCGACGCCAGCAGCGATCGCGACATCGCGTTGCAGCAGGCACTCGAAGTGGTCGTCGGCAAGGGTTACGCGGCGCGCGGCGATATGGTCGTGCTGACGGTCGGCGAGCCGATGGGTCAGGCAGGCGGAACGAACACGCTGAAGATCGTGCGGGTCGGCGAGCCTTATTGAGCAAGCCAGCGCGTGTCGGGCCATTAAAAGCCCGACACGCGCCGCGTGCCCGCGAGAGGCGTGCGCGCCGGGTGTCCGTCGAGAGACGGGACACCCCGCTGCGCATCGGCACGTGGTTTGCTTCGCGATAAAATCGCGCCATGAGATGCCGACGGCACCAGGATTCGTTTCAAATCATAGGAGTATCACTATGCCTCTCGTTTCAATGCGTCAGTTGCTGGATCATGCCGCCGAAAACGGCTACGGCCTGCCGGCCTTCAACGTGAACAATCTGGAGCAGGTGCAGGCGATCATGGCCGCGGCCGACCAGGTCGGTGCACCGGTGATCATGCAGGCGTCGGCGGGTGCACGCAAATATGCGGGCGAGCCATTCCTGCGTCATCTGATCGAAGCGGCCGTCGAGTCGTATCCGCACATTCCGGTCGTGATGCACCAGGATCACGGGCAGTCCCCGGCGGTGTGCATGGCGGCGATCCGCAGCGGCTTCACCAGCGTGATGATGGACGGTTCGCTGACCGCTGACGGCAAGACGGTCGCATCGTACGAGTACAACGTCGACGTGTCGCGCAAGGTGGTCGAGATGGCGCATTCGATCGGCGTCACGGTCGAGGCCGAACTCGGCGTGCTCGGCTCGCTGGAAACGATGAAGGGCGACAAGGAAGACGGCCACGGCGCCGAAGGCACGATGACGCGCGAGCAGCTGCTCACCGACGTCGAGCAGGCCGCCGATTTCGTCAAGCTCACGCACTGCGATGCACTCGCAATCGCGATCGGCACGTCGCACGGCGCGTACAAGTTCTCGAAGAAGCCCACCGGCGACATCCTGTCGATCTCGCGCATCAAGGAAATCCACGCGCGCATTCCGAACACGCACCTGGTGATGCACGGTTCGTCGTCGGTGCCGCAGGAACTGCTCGCGGAAATCCGCGAGTTCGGCGGCGACATGAAGGAAACGTATGGCGTGCCGGTCGAGGAAATCCAGGAAGGCATCAAGTATGGCGTGCGCAAGATCAACATCGATACCGACCTGCGTCTCGCGATCACCGGTGCGATCCGCCGTTACTTCATCGAGAACCCGGCGAAGTTCGATCCGCGCGATTTCCTGAAGCCCGCGCGCGAAGCGGCGAAGAAGGTGTGTATCGACCGCTACGTCGCGTTCGGCTGCGAAGGTCAGGCAGGCAAGATCAAGCCGCTCGCGCTCGACAAGATGGCCGAGAAGTACAAGAGCGGCGAGCTCGCGCAGGTCGTCCGCTAAAATACCGGTTTTGCCGACTTGCCGGTCTCGTGCCGGCGAGTCGGTTGCCTCAGTCTCGCCGTTCCCGCATGATCCGGGGAACGGCGTTTAGCTTTTTGATTACATTCGGTTTTTACGGTTCCGAGCCGTTTTGTCCCGCCCCGGGCCCCACTTTAGGCGAATCACGACGATGTCCACCCTCTACGAATCCACGCTCCGCTCGCTGCCGCTGCTCGGCCGCGGCAAGGTCCGCGACAACTACGCGGTCGGCAACGACAAACTGCTGATCGTCACGACGGACCGACTGTCCGCATTCGACGTCGTGATGGGCGAGCCGATTCCGGCCAAGGGTCGCGTGCTGAACCAGATGGCCGACTTCTGGTTCGAGCGTCTGAAGGACATCGTGCCGAACCACACCACCGGCATCGCGCCGGAATCGGTTGTCGCACCCGACGAGGTCGATCAGGTGAAGGGTCGCGCCGTTGTCGTGAAGCGGCTCGAGCCGATTCTCGTCGAAGCGGTGGTGCGCGGTTATCTCGCGGGCAGCGGCTGGAAGGACTATCAGGCCACCGGTTCGGTGTGCGGCGTGCAACTGCCGACGGGTCTGCAGAACGCGCAGAAGCTGCCGGAGCCGATCTTCACGCCGGCCGCGAAGGCCGAGCTGGGTCATCACGACGAGAACATCACGTACGACGAGATGGAGCGCCGCATCGGCACCGAACTGTCGGCGACGATCCGCAGCATCTCGATCAAGCTGTACGAAGCCGCCGCCGAATACGCGGCGACGCGCGGCATCATCATCGCGGACACGAAGTTCGAATTCGGTCTCGACAACCGCGGCGAACTGTTCCTGATGGACGAAGCGCTGACCGCCGATTCGTCGCGCTTCTGGCCCGCCGACGAATATCAGGTCGGCACGAACCCGCCGTCGTTCGACAAGCAGTTCGTGCGCGACTGGCTCGAAAGCCAGCCGTGGCCGAAAACACCGCCGGCACCGAAGCTGCCCGACGACGTGATCGCGAAGACGAGCGAGAAGTATCAGGAAGCGCTCGAGCGGCTCACCGGCCAGAAGCTGGCTTAACGGCCGCGCATAGCGAACAGGGAACCAGGCACGATGAGCGAAGTTCAGACCGTCCACACGCATGCCGCGCCGATCGTCGGTGTGCTGATGGGCTCCAGTTCCGACTGGGAGACGATGAAGCACGCGGTTGCGATTCTGCAGGAGTTCGGCGTGCCGTACGAAGCGCGGGTCGTCTCGGCGCACCGGATGCCCGATGAGATGTTCGCGTACGCCGAAAGCGCGCGCGAGCGCGGCCTGCGCGCGATCATCGCGGGCGCGGGCGGCGCGGCGCATCTGCCCGGCATGCTCGCCGCGAAGACGACGGTGCCGGTGCTCGGCGTGCCGGTCGCGGGCAAGTATCTGAAGGGCGTCGATTCGCTGCATTCGATCGTGCAGATGCCGAAGGGCGTACCCGTCGCGACGTTCGCGATCGGCGAAGCGGGCGCGGCGAATGCGGCGCTGTTCGCGGTGTCGCTGCTGTCCGGCACGTCGACCGATTACGCGGACAAGCTTGCTGCGTTCCGCGTGCGGCAGAACCAGGTGGCGCATGCGATGGTGCTGCCTGCTCTATAACTGCTTTTAGCATTGGCGGGCTGTCGTTACGATGGCCGCCCCCGTGACCCCGGTTGTGCGCTTCACGTTGCGCGCAGCCGCGACCGACCACTGAGATGAATCCAGACAACACCCCGGTTTCCCCGATTCTGCCCGGCGCATGGCTTGGCATGGTCGGCGGCGGCCAGCTCGGCCGCATGTTCTGCTTCGCCGCCCAGGCGATGGGCTACCGCGTCGCGGTGCTCGATCCGGACGAGACCAGTCCCGCCGGTTCCGTCGCCGACCGCCATCTGCGCGCAGCCTACGACGACGAAGCCGCGCTGACCGACCTCGCGCGACTGTGCGCGGCCGTATCGACGGAATTCGAGAACGTGCCGGCCGCGAGCCTCGACTTTCTCGCGCGCACGACGTTCGTGAGTCCTGCGGGGCGCTGCGTCGCGATCGCGCAGGATCGTATCGAGGAGAAGCGTTTTATCGCATCGTCGGGTGTGCCGGTGGCGCCGCATGTCGTGATCGAGTCGTCGGATGCGCTTGCTGCACTCGACGACGCGACGCTCGACGCTGTATTGCCCGGCATCCTCAAGACCGCGCGGCTCGGCTACGACGGCAAGGGCCAGGTGCGCGTGACGAATGCAGCCGACGCGCGCGCTGCGCATGCGTCGCTCGGTGGTGTACCGTGCGTGCTCGAAAAGCGTTTGCAGTTGAAGTTCGAAGTGTCCGCGTTGATCGCGCGTGGCGCGACCGGTACGACGGCTGTCTATCCGCTCGCGCAGAACACACATCGCGACGGCGTGCTCGCGCATACGATCGTGCCCGCGCCGGACGCAGATGCGATGCTCGTCGAGCAGGCGCAACAGGCAGCGCTGCAGATTGCCGCGAAGCTCGGCTATGTCGGCGTGCTGTGCGTCGAGTTTTTCATTCTCGACGACGGTTCGCTGGTCGCGAACGAGATGGCGCCGCGTCCGCACAACTCCGGCCACTACACGGTCGACGCATGCGCGACGAGCCAGTTCGAACAGCAGGTACGCGCGATGACCGGCATGCCGCTCGGCGACCCGCGCCAGCATTCGCCGGCGGTGATGCTGAACATCCTCGGCGACGTGTGGTTTCCCGATGCGGCTGGCGATGCGAAGGGCAGTGCGCCCGTCACGCCGCCGTGGCACGAAGTCGCGGCGATGCCCGCCGCGCGGCTGCATCTGTACGGCAAGGAAGAAGCGCGTCCTGGCCGCAAGATGGGTCACGTGAACTTCACTGCGGCGACGCTCGATGAAGCGCGTACCGCAGCACGCGATTGCGCGCGGCTGCTGCATATCGCAGTCGGCTGACGCGCGGTTTTTTGACTCGCTCCTTCATGCCGATCGATCCGAAACACGCAGCCGACGCTTCTTCCTCTTCCGTTAGTACGGCGGACATCGAGCACGCAGCCGCGCTGCTCGATGCGGGCGAACTCGTCGCGTTTCCGACCGAGACCGTGTATGGCCTGGGCGGTGACGCTGAGAGTCCGCAGGCGGTCGCGCGGATCTATGAGGCGAAGGGTCGGCCGGCGAATCATCCGGTGATCGTGCATCTCGCGCCGCATGGCGATCCGGGTTACTGGGTCGATCATCTGCCGCCCGATGCGCTCAAGCTGATCGACGCGTTCTGGCCAGGTCCGCTCACGCTGATTTTGAAGCGTGCCGCGCATATTCCAGCGGCGGTCAGCGGCGGACAGGATTCGGTTGGACTGCGTTGTCCGTCGCATCCGGTCGCGCAGGCGTTGCTGTCGGCATTCGTCGCGCGTCGCGGCGGTCGCGGCGGTGTCGCGGCGCCGTCGGCGAACCGCTTCGGTCACGTGAGCCCGACTACTGCTCAACACGTGCGCGACGAATTTGGCGGTGCGATTCATGTGCTCGACGGCGGCGCGTCCGACGTCGGGATCGAATCGACGATCGTCGATCTGTCGCGTGGATTTCCTGCATTGCTGCGGCCCGGTCACGTGACACCGCAGGACATTGCGAACGTGCTCGGCGAAGCGCCGCGTTTGCCTGATGGCTCGGATGCAACGGCGCCGCGCGCGTCGGGGACGCTGAAGGCGCACTATGCGCCGCAGACGCCGCTTGCTCTGCTGCCGTTCGGTGCGCTCGAGCCTTTGCTCGCCGCGCGTGCTGCGGGCGAGCGTGTCGCACTCGTTGCGCGTGCGTCGCGAGCGGGCGCGTGGGCGAGTGCGGACGGCGTGCATTTTGTCGCTGCGCCGGAAGATCCGCATGCGTATGCGCGCGAACTGTATGGGCTGCTGCGCGCGCTCGATCGTGCGAACGTCGCGCGGATTTTGATCGAGAAGCTGCCTGATACGATCGAATGGATCGCGGTGAACGATCGGCTTGGAAGAGCGGCTGCGGCGTTCGAGGCGTTGTCCTGAAGCGATTCGATTGCGAGGTGTGACGGCGTTCTGGACGTCGAGCGCCCATCTCCGACGACCGCATTTCCACATACGCGTCCCGCAAACAAAAAACCCGGCCATCGCTGACCGGGTTTTTTACTTTGAGCCGCACGGCGCGCAACAGCAACACACGCGCACGCCGCACACGCCTCACATCAACATCACTTGCCAAGACCCGAAGCCGCAATCTGCTTCTCAACCTGCTGTGCAAACAGCGCATGCAGATGCGTCGTCGGGTGAACGGTGTCCGCGAACATATACGTCTGATCCGCATTCGCGACCGTGTACGTGTCCGGCGAGCAGAACAGCGACGATGCAAACGACGACGGATTCGGCAAGCCGAACTTCTGCGCCGCCGCGGCCATCGCGGTCAGGTTGCACGCGGTGCCCGTGTTCGACACCGTGAAGCCGTTCGCCTGGTAGTTCGCCAGGATGCCGTCCTGCCACGTGTCAGCCTGCACGTAGACCACCTTGCTCGCGAGACCCGTCGCGTTCAGCGTGCCGATCAGCGTCTGGTTGAACGCCGACACGAGGCCCGCAAACAGCTGCTGTCCGGATGCACCACCCGACAGACCTTGCGGCGTCTGCGCGATATCAGGCACGTTCGATACGACCACGTGCGTCGCACCGTTCTGAAGCGCCGGTGCAATCACGTTCTGCACGAGCTGCGTCGCCGCGAGGCCGATTGCCTGCACCGCCGCGTTGACTGCCTGGGTTTGCGCGGTGGCCGGATCGGCGCCGGCCGCGACGGCTGCTGCGATCGTCGCCTGCACGACTGCGGCCTGGAAGAAGATGTCGTTCGCGCCGCCGTTGATCAGCACCAGCTGGTTCGCGTTGAAGCTCGTGTGGGCCGACAGATAGTTCTGCATCTGCGTGACGATCGGCACCGTGGTGGCCTGCGCGTAGTCGGGCAGCGGTGCTGCTGCGTGGCCGATGCCGTTCGGGTCCGTCACGCGCGAGCCGCCCTGTCCGTAGCCAAGGCCCGTCGATGCCTGCAGCGGCTGACCGAAGCCGCCGAGATAGGCCGGCGTCAGCGTACCGCCGTAGTATTCGGCGACTTTCTGCGCCCAGATTTCGCCCGGGTTCGTCGTGAAGCGGCCGCCGCCGAAATTGGCGAGTACGACCGGTGAATACGTGCCGACGTCGGACAGGCTGTCGCCGAACGACACGACCTGCAATTTGACGCCGCCCGCGGGTGTCGCGCTGCTGTTCGAATTGTTGTCGTCGCCGCCGCCGCACGCGGCGAGCAGTGCAAACGCGGCAGCCGCCATGGCGATTTGTGCGGTGCGCGTAAGACCCCGGTTGTGTGATTTCTTCTGTTTCATGTCGACTTCGTCTCCTCGTATGTCCGTATGGCCATGGCCATCTGTGCGGGCCGTGTCCGCCGTTTTGGCAGCGTGACGACAGCTTACAGAATCTTCTCCGATACGCGCGATGTTTGAAACACCTTCGTGTCGTCGTTTCCCTCTAGTTCCGGTGCTTTCAGACCCCGACCGAACGCTGCGACGTACCGTTTCCCGCATCGGGAACGACGCTGGATGCCGCCTCGGCCCGCTCGACGTGATAGCGCGCCGCCCATGCCGGCGGCGCGAACAGCG
This portion of the Paraburkholderia flava genome encodes:
- a CDS encoding phosphoglycerate kinase, whose protein sequence is MNQVSNVSQVVRLTDLIAEGKLSGKRVFIRADLNVPQDDQGNITEDTRIRASVPAIKDALDAGAAVMVTSHLGRPTEGEFKPEDSLAPVAKRLAELLGRDVPLIANWVENGVNVAPGQIVLLENCRVNKGEKKNSDELAQKMAKLCDIYVNDAFGTAHRAEATTHGIAKYAPIACAGPLLAAELDALGKALGAPKRPLVAIVAGSKVSTKLTILKSLAEKVDQLIVGGGIANTFMLAAGLKIGKSLAEADLVADAKAIIDQAKARGASVPIPTDVVTAKEFAPTAKAVIKAVADVEDDDMILDIGPDTAKALAAQLEKAGTIVWNGPVGVFEFDQFGNGTKTLAEAIAKSPAFSIAGGGDTLAAIAKYGIHDKVSYISTGGGAFLEFLEGKKLPAVEVLESRA
- the purE gene encoding 5-(carboxyamino)imidazole ribonucleotide mutase; the encoded protein is MSEVQTVHTHAAPIVGVLMGSSSDWETMKHAVAILQEFGVPYEARVVSAHRMPDEMFAYAESARERGLRAIIAGAGGAAHLPGMLAAKTTVPVLGVPVAGKYLKGVDSLHSIVQMPKGVPVATFAIGEAGAANAALFAVSLLSGTSTDYADKLAAFRVRQNQVAHAMVLPAL
- a CDS encoding SGNH/GDSL hydrolase family protein, whose product is MKQKKSHNRGLTRTAQIAMAAAAFALLAACGGGDDNNSNSSATPAGGVKLQVVSFGDSLSDVGTYSPVVLANFGGGRFTTNPGEIWAQKVAEYYGGTLTPAYLGGFGQPLQASTGLGYGQGGSRVTDPNGIGHAAAPLPDYAQATTVPIVTQMQNYLSAHTSFNANQLVLINGGANDIFFQAAVVQATIAAAVAAGADPATAQTQAVNAAVQAIGLAATQLVQNVIAPALQNGATHVVVSNVPDIAQTPQGLSGGASGQQLFAGLVSAFNQTLIGTLNATGLASKVVYVQADTWQDGILANYQANGFTVSNTGTACNLTAMAAAAQKFGLPNPSSFASSLFCSPDTYTVANADQTYMFADTVHPTTHLHALFAQQVEKQIAASGLGK
- a CDS encoding phosphoribosylaminoimidazolesuccinocarboxamide synthase; this translates as MSTLYESTLRSLPLLGRGKVRDNYAVGNDKLLIVTTDRLSAFDVVMGEPIPAKGRVLNQMADFWFERLKDIVPNHTTGIAPESVVAPDEVDQVKGRAVVVKRLEPILVEAVVRGYLAGSGWKDYQATGSVCGVQLPTGLQNAQKLPEPIFTPAAKAELGHHDENITYDEMERRIGTELSATIRSISIKLYEAAAEYAATRGIIIADTKFEFGLDNRGELFLMDEALTADSSRFWPADEYQVGTNPPSFDKQFVRDWLESQPWPKTPPAPKLPDDVIAKTSEKYQEALERLTGQKLA
- the pyk gene encoding pyruvate kinase encodes the protein MHRATKIVATIGPASSTPEILQQMIDAGLDVVRLNFSHGTADDHRQRAEYVREAARQAGREVGIMADLQGPKIRVGKFENGKVTLVPGNAFILDSECELGNDERVGLDYKDLPRDLKAGDVLLLNDGLIVLDVTRVIGTEIHTKVKIGGELSNNKGINRQGGGLTAPALTAKDMEDIRTAMSLGADFVAVSFPKNATDMEMARQLANIAGAPYGIKPKMIAKIERAEAIPALQGILDASDGIMVARGDLAVEVGNAAVPALQKRMIRMARESNKFVITATQMMESMIHAPVPTRAEVSDVANAVLDGTDAVMLSAESAAGKYPVQTIETMAAICVEAEKSEHVELDRDFLDRTFTRIDQSIAMGALFTAYHLGAKAIVALTESGSTALWMSRHWTHVPIFALTPRTGSERAMQIYRNVRPLHLDASSDRDIALQQALEVVVGKGYAARGDMVVLTVGEPMGQAGGTNTLKIVRVGEPY
- a CDS encoding L-threonylcarbamoyladenylate synthase, with the protein product MPIDPKHAADASSSSVSTADIEHAAALLDAGELVAFPTETVYGLGGDAESPQAVARIYEAKGRPANHPVIVHLAPHGDPGYWVDHLPPDALKLIDAFWPGPLTLILKRAAHIPAAVSGGQDSVGLRCPSHPVAQALLSAFVARRGGRGGVAAPSANRFGHVSPTTAQHVRDEFGGAIHVLDGGASDVGIESTIVDLSRGFPALLRPGHVTPQDIANVLGEAPRLPDGSDATAPRASGTLKAHYAPQTPLALLPFGALEPLLAARAAGERVALVARASRAGAWASADGVHFVAAPEDPHAYARELYGLLRALDRANVARILIEKLPDTIEWIAVNDRLGRAAAAFEALS
- a CDS encoding AzlD domain-containing protein; translated protein: MSATEIWLAILGMTVVTAVTRAMFLIGGERTVLPERVQRMLRYAPAAALAAVVLPDVLATPEGLSFAPSNHDFYATLAGLGWFLWRRNMLGTIVVGMLVYTVLRFVL
- a CDS encoding 5-(carboxyamino)imidazole ribonucleotide synthase, translated to MNPDNTPVSPILPGAWLGMVGGGQLGRMFCFAAQAMGYRVAVLDPDETSPAGSVADRHLRAAYDDEAALTDLARLCAAVSTEFENVPAASLDFLARTTFVSPAGRCVAIAQDRIEEKRFIASSGVPVAPHVVIESSDALAALDDATLDAVLPGILKTARLGYDGKGQVRVTNAADARAAHASLGGVPCVLEKRLQLKFEVSALIARGATGTTAVYPLAQNTHRDGVLAHTIVPAPDADAMLVEQAQQAALQIAAKLGYVGVLCVEFFILDDGSLVANEMAPRPHNSGHYTVDACATSQFEQQVRAMTGMPLGDPRQHSPAVMLNILGDVWFPDAAGDAKGSAPVTPPWHEVAAMPAARLHLYGKEEARPGRKMGHVNFTAATLDEARTAARDCARLLHIAVG
- a CDS encoding AzlC family ABC transporter permease, with amino-acid sequence MLARFTAQLTAHDRLALRQGMRDYSPTLMAILSWGLVTGIAMSKSVLTVPQALGMSVLVYAGSSQLAVLPLFAAHLPIWTILLTAAMVNTRFVIFSAGLAPHFAGLPLWRRLLIGYFNGDVIYLLFQKKAFATTHVPGKEAYFWGMAIASWLSWQISSIVGILLASLFPDNWGLALAGTLALIPIMVSAIATRSTLVAVSIAGVVALLAFDLPYRLALPLAVITAIAAGSAADLLIERADLRRIRQQTERSGDSR
- the fba gene encoding class II fructose-bisphosphate aldolase (catalyzes the reversible aldol condensation of dihydroxyacetonephosphate and glyceraldehyde 3-phosphate in the Calvin cycle, glycolysis, and/or gluconeogenesis) — translated: MPLVSMRQLLDHAAENGYGLPAFNVNNLEQVQAIMAAADQVGAPVIMQASAGARKYAGEPFLRHLIEAAVESYPHIPVVMHQDHGQSPAVCMAAIRSGFTSVMMDGSLTADGKTVASYEYNVDVSRKVVEMAHSIGVTVEAELGVLGSLETMKGDKEDGHGAEGTMTREQLLTDVEQAADFVKLTHCDALAIAIGTSHGAYKFSKKPTGDILSISRIKEIHARIPNTHLVMHGSSSVPQELLAEIREFGGDMKETYGVPVEEIQEGIKYGVRKINIDTDLRLAITGAIRRYFIENPAKFDPRDFLKPAREAAKKVCIDRYVAFGCEGQAGKIKPLALDKMAEKYKSGELAQVVR